One Lepus europaeus isolate LE1 chromosome 7, mLepTim1.pri, whole genome shotgun sequence DNA segment encodes these proteins:
- the CHRM4 gene encoding muscarinic acetylcholine receptor M4, producing the protein MANFTPVNGSSSNQSVRLVTSAHNRYETVEMVFIATVTGSLSLVTVVGNVLVMLSIKVNRQLQTVNNYFLFSLACADLIIGAFSMNLYTVYIIKGYWPLGAVVCDLWLALDYVVSNASVMNLLIISFDRYFCVTKPLTYPARRTTKMAGLMIAAAWVLSFVLWAPAILFWQFVVGKRTVPDNQCFIQFLSNPAVTFGTAIAAFYLPVVIMTVLYIHISLASRSRVHKHRPEGPKEKKAKTLAFLKSPLMKQSVKKPPPGEAAREELRNGKLEEAPPPALPPPPRPVADKDTSNESSSGSATQNTKERPATELSTAEATTPAMSAPPLQPRTLNPASKWSKIQIVTKQTGNECVTAIEIVPATPAGMRPAANVARKFASIARNQVRKKRQMAARERKVTRTIFAILLAFILTWTPYNVMVLVNTFCQSCIPDTVWSIGYWLCYVNSTINPACYALCNATFKKTFRHLLLCQYRNIGTAR; encoded by the coding sequence ATGGCGAACTTCACCCCAGTCAATGGCAGCTCCAGCAACCAGTCTGTGCGCCTGGTCACATCAGCCCACAACCGCTACGAGACAGTGGAGATGGTGTTCATCGCCACAGTGACGGGCTCGCTGAGCCTGGTGACCGTGGTGGGCAACGTCCTGGTGATGCTCTCCATCAAGGTCAACAGGCAGCTGCAGACGGTCAACAACTACTTCCTGTTCAGCCTGGCCTGCGCCGACCTCATCATAGGCGCCTTCTCCATGAACCTCTACACCGTGTACATCATCAAGGGCTACTGGCCGCTGGGCGCTGTGGTCTGCGACCTGTGGCTGGCCCTGGACTACGTGGTGAGCAACGCCTCTGTCATGAACCTTCTCATCATCAGCTTTGACCGCTACTTCTGCGTCACCAAGCCCCTCACCTACCCTGCCCGGCGTACCACCAAGATGGCGGGTCTCATGATTGCTGCAGCCTGGGTCCTGTCATTTGTGCTCTGGGCGCCTGCTATCTTGTTCTGGCAGTTTGTGGTGGGCAAGAGGACGGTGCCAGACAACCAGTGCTTCATCCAGTTCCTGTCCAACCCGGCCGTGACCTTCGGCACGGCCATTGCTGCCTTCTACCTGCCCGTGGTCATCATGACGGTACTCTACATTCACATCTCCCTGGCCAGCCGCAGCCGGGTCCACAAGCACCGGCCCGAAGGCCCGAAGGAGAAGAAGGCCAAGACCTTGGCCTTTCTCAAGAGCCCCCTGATGAAGCAGAGCGTCAAGAAACCCCCACCGGGAGAAGCCGCCCGGGAGGAACTGCGCAACGGGAAGCTagaggaggccccgcccccagccctgcccccgcccccacgccccGTGGCCGACAAGGACACTTCCAATGAATCCAGCTCGGGCAGTGCCACTCAGAACACCAAGGAGCGGCCAGCCACAGAGCTGTCCACCGCGGAGGCCACCACGCCTGCCATGTCCGCCCCGCCCCTGCAACCAAGGACCCTCAACCCGGCCTCCAAGTGGTCTAAGATCCAGATTGTGACAAAGCAGACAGGCAATGAGTGTGTGACAGCCATCGAGATTGTGCCTGCCACGCCAGCTGGCATGCGTCCGGCGGCCAACGTGGCCCGCAAGTTTGCCAGCATCGCTCGCAACCAAGTACGCAAAAAGCGGCAGATGGCGGCCCGGGAGCGCAAGGTGACTCGGACCATCTTTGCCATTCTGCTGGCCTTTATCCTCACCTGGACTCCCTACAACGTCATGGTTCTGGTGAACACCTTCTGCCAGAGCTGTATCCCCGACACAGTGTGGTCCATCGGCTACTGGCTCTGTTACGTCAACAGCACCATCAACCCCGCCTGCTACGCGCTCTGCAATGCCACCTTTAAAAAGACCTTCCGGCACCTGCTGCTGTGCCAGTATCGGAACATCGGCACTGCCAGGTAG
- the MDK gene encoding midkine: MQHRGALLLTLLALLALTSAVAKKKDKVKKGGPGSECADWTWGPCTPSSKDCGVGFREGTCGAQTQRIRCRLPCNWKKEFGADCKYKFDSWGACDGGTGTKARQGTLKKARYNAQCQETIRVTKPCTPKTKAKAKAKKGKAKD, encoded by the exons ATGCAGCACCGAGGCgccctcctcctcacccttctCGCCCTGCTGGCGCTCACCTCCGCGGTGGCCAAAAAGAAAG ACAAGGTGAAAAAGGGCGGCCCGGGCAGCGAGTGCGCCGACTggacctggggcccctgcacccccagcagCAAGGACTGCGGCGTGGGTTTCCGTGAGGGCACCTGTGGTGCCCAGACACAGCGCATCCGGTGCAGGCTGCCCTGCAACTGGAAGAAGGAATTTGGAG CGGACTGCAAGTACAAGTTTGATAGCTGGGGCGCATGCGATGGGGGCACGGGCACCAAAGCCCGCCAAGGCACCCTGAAGAAGGCTCGGTACAATGCCCAGTGCCAGGAGACCATCCGCGTGACCAAGCCCTGCACCCCCAAGACCAAAGCCAAGGCCAAAG CCAAGAAAGGGAAGGCAAAGGACTAG